In Hirundo rustica isolate bHirRus1 chromosome 2, bHirRus1.pri.v3, whole genome shotgun sequence, one genomic interval encodes:
- the GPR12 gene encoding G-protein coupled receptor 12: MNEDLKVNLSWLPQDHVEASSTENASAAGSSLVPAVDPEPELLVNPWDIVLCTSGTLISCENAVVVLIIFHNPSLRAPMFLLIGSLALADLLAGIGLIINFVFAYLLQSEATKLVTIGLIVASFSASVGSLLAITVDRYLSLYYALTYNSERTVTFTYVMLILLWGASICIGLLPVMGWNCLRDESTCSVIRPLTKNNAAVLSVSFLLMFALMLQLYIQICKIVMRHAHQIALQHHFLATSHYVTTRKGVSTLAIILGTFAACWMPFTLYSLIADYTYPSIYTYATLLPATYNSIINPVIYAFRNQEIQKALWLVCCGCIPSNLSQRARSPSDV, translated from the coding sequence ATGAATGAAGATCTGAAGGTTAATTTGAGCTGGCTGCCTCAGGATCATGTAGAAGCCAGCTCTACAGAGAATGCCTCAGCTGCAGGCTCCTCCCTGGTTCCTGCCGTAGACCCTGAGCCAGAGCTTTTGGTAAACCCCTGGGACATTGTCTTGTGTACTTCAGGGACCCTTATCTCCTGCGAAAATGCCGTTGTGGTTCTGATCATTTTCCATAATCCCAGTCTTCGTGCCCCCATGTTCCTTCTGATAGGCAGCCTGGCGCTGGCAGATCTCTTAGCAGGCATTGGATTGATCATCAATTTTGTTTTTGCCTACCTTCTGCAGTCAGAAGCTACGAAACTGGTTACGATTGGACTGATTGTTGCCTCTTTCTCAGCATCTGTTGGCAGCTTGCTGGCTATCACTGTTGATCGTTACCTCTCCCTGTATTATGCTCTGACTTACAATTCAGAGAGGACTGTCACTTTTACCTATGTCATGCTTATATTGCTCTGGGGAGCATCTATCTGTATTGGACTGCTGCCTGTAATGGGCTGGAACTGCCTCAGAGATGAATCCACCTGCAGTGTTATCAGACCACTCACTAAAAATAATGCAGCCGTCCTTTCGGTCTCTTTCTTGCTTATGTTTGCCCTCATGCTGCAGCTCTACATTCAGATCTGTAAAATCGTGATGCGCCATGCCCATCAGATTGCCTTGCAACACCATTTCCTGGCCACTTCCCACTATGTGACCACCAGAAAAGGAGTGTCTACTTTGGCCATTATTTTGGGGACTTTTGCTGCTTGCTGGATGCCTTTTACGCTCTATTCTTTAATAGCAGATTACACCTATCCTTCTATATACACCTATGCCACCCTCCTGCCAGCTACCTACAATTCCATCATCAATCCTGTAATATATGCGTTTAGAAACCAGGAGATACAGAAAGCACTTTGGCTCGTCTGTTGTGGCTGTATTCCTTCTAACCTGTCTCAGAGGGCAAGATCACCCAGTGATGTCTGA